One Apis cerana isolate GH-2021 linkage group LG16, AcerK_1.0, whole genome shotgun sequence DNA segment encodes these proteins:
- the LOC108000293 gene encoding tyrosine-protein kinase Btk isoform X3 translates to MMVISALKHVANAASNAVHSATNSTGTGHGHTNSGTPSTPIMPGGTPGTPSSKTKDKIMMRTKVVVALYPFRAIEGGDLSLEKGAEYEVLDDSQEHWWKVKDEHGSIGYIPSNYVKEKELLGLQKYEWYVGDMSRQRAESLLKQEDKEGCFVVRNSSTKGLYTLSLYTKVPHPHVKHYHIKQNTRGEFYLSEKHCCGSIPDLVNYHRHNSGGLASRLKTSPCDRPVPPTAGLSHDKWEIDPAELHLLEELGSGQFGVVRRGKWRGSIDVAVKMMKEGTMSEDDFIEEAKVMTKLQHQNLVQLYGVCSKDRPIYIVTEYMRHGSLLNYLRRNEATLGANVGLLLDMCIQVCKGMAYLERHNYIHRDLAARNCLVGSENVVKVADFGLARYVLDDQYTSSGGTKFPIKWAPPEVLNYTRFSSKSDVWAYGVLMWEVFTCGKMPYGRLKNTEVVERVQRGIILERPKACFKEVYEVMRKCWAHCPEVRPSFRVLKEQLISVSQGLLND, encoded by the exons GGACCCCCTCGACTCCAATAATGCCAGGGGGGACACCTGGGACCCCATCTTCTAAAACCAAG GACAAGATAATGATGAGAACAAAGGTCGTAGTAGCTCTGTATCCTTTTCGAGCGATTGAGGGTGGCGATTTATCCCTCGAAAAG GGAGCAGAGTACGAAGTGCTAGATGATTCTCAGGAACATTGGTGGAAAGTCAAAGATGAACATGG atccATTGGTTATATTCCGAGCAATTAtgtcaaagaaaaagaactccTGGGCCTTCAAAAATATga aTGGTATGTGGGTGATATGTCTAGACAACGTGCGGAATCATTGCTTAAACAAGAAGATAAAGAAGGATGCTTTGTTGTACGTAATTCGTCTACCAAAGGACTGTACACGCTTTCCCTCTATACGAAAGT CCCACATCCTCATGTGAAACATTATCACATCAAGCAAAATACCAGAGGAGAATTTTATCTATCTGAGAAACATTGCTGTGGTTCAATACCCGACTTGGTTAATTATCACAGACATAATAGTGGTGGATTAGCTAGTCGACTGAAAACTAGCCCTTGTGATCGCCCTGTACCACCAACTGCTGGTCTCAGTCATG ACAAATGGGAAATTGATCCAGCAGAATTGCATTTATTAGAAGAACTTGGTTCTGGACAATTTGGAGTAGTGCGAAGAGGAAAATGGCGTGGATCTATAGACGTTGCTgtaaaaatgatgaaagaaGGCACAATGTCTGAAGATGATTTTATAGAAGAAGCTAAAGTGATGAC GAAACTTCAACATCAGAATTTGGTTCAATTATATGGTGTTTGCAGTAAAGATAGACCAATATACATTGTTACCGAATACATGCGACATGGATCTTTGCTCAACTACCTCCGTCGTAATGAAGCAACTCTAGGAGCAAATGTTGGTCTTCTTTTAGATATGTGCATACAA GTTTGCAAAGGCATGGCTTATCTGGAAAGGCATAACTATATTCATAGAGATCTTGCTGCACGCAATTGTTTAGTTGGTTCAGAAAATGTAGTAAAAGTTGCAGATTTTGGATTGGCaag GTATGTATTGGATGATCAATATACTAGTAGTGGAGGCACCAAATTTCCAATCAAATGGGCACCTCCAGAAGTGTTGAACTACACTCGCTTCAGCTCAAAATCAGATGTCTGGGCTTATGGAGTACTCATGTGGGAAGTATTTACGTGCGGAAAAATGCCTTATGGACGTCTAAAAAACACTGAAGTCGTGGAAAGAGTGCAACGAGgtattatattagaaagacCTAAAGCCTGCTTCAAAGAAGTCTATGAG GTAATGCGAAAATGTTGGGCTCATTGCCCAGAAGTACGACCCTCTTTTCGCGTGCTGAAGGAACAGCTAATAAGCGTGTCTCAAGGTCTGCTCAATGATTGA
- the LOC108000293 gene encoding tyrosine-protein kinase Btk isoform X4: protein MKEREMKLFGCRWSFWNFATNLAGTPSTPIMPGGTPGTPSSKTKDKIMMRTKVVVALYPFRAIEGGDLSLEKGAEYEVLDDSQEHWWKVKDEHGSIGYIPSNYVKEKELLGLQKYEWYVGDMSRQRAESLLKQEDKEGCFVVRNSSTKGLYTLSLYTKVPHPHVKHYHIKQNTRGEFYLSEKHCCGSIPDLVNYHRHNSGGLASRLKTSPCDRPVPPTAGLSHDKWEIDPAELHLLEELGSGQFGVVRRGKWRGSIDVAVKMMKEGTMSEDDFIEEAKVMTKLQHQNLVQLYGVCSKDRPIYIVTEYMRHGSLLNYLRRNEATLGANVGLLLDMCIQVCKGMAYLERHNYIHRDLAARNCLVGSENVVKVADFGLARYVLDDQYTSSGGTKFPIKWAPPEVLNYTRFSSKSDVWAYGVLMWEVFTCGKMPYGRLKNTEVVERVQRGIILERPKACFKEVYEVMRKCWAHCPEVRPSFRVLKEQLISVSQGLLND, encoded by the exons GGACCCCCTCGACTCCAATAATGCCAGGGGGGACACCTGGGACCCCATCTTCTAAAACCAAG GACAAGATAATGATGAGAACAAAGGTCGTAGTAGCTCTGTATCCTTTTCGAGCGATTGAGGGTGGCGATTTATCCCTCGAAAAG GGAGCAGAGTACGAAGTGCTAGATGATTCTCAGGAACATTGGTGGAAAGTCAAAGATGAACATGG atccATTGGTTATATTCCGAGCAATTAtgtcaaagaaaaagaactccTGGGCCTTCAAAAATATga aTGGTATGTGGGTGATATGTCTAGACAACGTGCGGAATCATTGCTTAAACAAGAAGATAAAGAAGGATGCTTTGTTGTACGTAATTCGTCTACCAAAGGACTGTACACGCTTTCCCTCTATACGAAAGT CCCACATCCTCATGTGAAACATTATCACATCAAGCAAAATACCAGAGGAGAATTTTATCTATCTGAGAAACATTGCTGTGGTTCAATACCCGACTTGGTTAATTATCACAGACATAATAGTGGTGGATTAGCTAGTCGACTGAAAACTAGCCCTTGTGATCGCCCTGTACCACCAACTGCTGGTCTCAGTCATG ACAAATGGGAAATTGATCCAGCAGAATTGCATTTATTAGAAGAACTTGGTTCTGGACAATTTGGAGTAGTGCGAAGAGGAAAATGGCGTGGATCTATAGACGTTGCTgtaaaaatgatgaaagaaGGCACAATGTCTGAAGATGATTTTATAGAAGAAGCTAAAGTGATGAC GAAACTTCAACATCAGAATTTGGTTCAATTATATGGTGTTTGCAGTAAAGATAGACCAATATACATTGTTACCGAATACATGCGACATGGATCTTTGCTCAACTACCTCCGTCGTAATGAAGCAACTCTAGGAGCAAATGTTGGTCTTCTTTTAGATATGTGCATACAA GTTTGCAAAGGCATGGCTTATCTGGAAAGGCATAACTATATTCATAGAGATCTTGCTGCACGCAATTGTTTAGTTGGTTCAGAAAATGTAGTAAAAGTTGCAGATTTTGGATTGGCaag GTATGTATTGGATGATCAATATACTAGTAGTGGAGGCACCAAATTTCCAATCAAATGGGCACCTCCAGAAGTGTTGAACTACACTCGCTTCAGCTCAAAATCAGATGTCTGGGCTTATGGAGTACTCATGTGGGAAGTATTTACGTGCGGAAAAATGCCTTATGGACGTCTAAAAAACACTGAAGTCGTGGAAAGAGTGCAACGAGgtattatattagaaagacCTAAAGCCTGCTTCAAAGAAGTCTATGAG GTAATGCGAAAATGTTGGGCTCATTGCCCAGAAGTACGACCCTCTTTTCGCGTGCTGAAGGAACAGCTAATAAGCGTGTCTCAAGGTCTGCTCAATGATTGA
- the LOC108000293 gene encoding tyrosine-protein kinase Btk isoform X5, with amino-acid sequence MPGGTPGTPSSKTKDKIMMRTKVVVALYPFRAIEGGDLSLEKGAEYEVLDDSQEHWWKVKDEHGSIGYIPSNYVKEKELLGLQKYEWYVGDMSRQRAESLLKQEDKEGCFVVRNSSTKGLYTLSLYTKVPHPHVKHYHIKQNTRGEFYLSEKHCCGSIPDLVNYHRHNSGGLASRLKTSPCDRPVPPTAGLSHDKWEIDPAELHLLEELGSGQFGVVRRGKWRGSIDVAVKMMKEGTMSEDDFIEEAKVMTKLQHQNLVQLYGVCSKDRPIYIVTEYMRHGSLLNYLRRNEATLGANVGLLLDMCIQVCKGMAYLERHNYIHRDLAARNCLVGSENVVKVADFGLARYVLDDQYTSSGGTKFPIKWAPPEVLNYTRFSSKSDVWAYGVLMWEVFTCGKMPYGRLKNTEVVERVQRGIILERPKACFKEVYEVMRKCWAHCPEVRPSFRVLKEQLISVSQGLLND; translated from the exons ATGCCAGGGGGGACACCTGGGACCCCATCTTCTAAAACCAAG GACAAGATAATGATGAGAACAAAGGTCGTAGTAGCTCTGTATCCTTTTCGAGCGATTGAGGGTGGCGATTTATCCCTCGAAAAG GGAGCAGAGTACGAAGTGCTAGATGATTCTCAGGAACATTGGTGGAAAGTCAAAGATGAACATGG atccATTGGTTATATTCCGAGCAATTAtgtcaaagaaaaagaactccTGGGCCTTCAAAAATATga aTGGTATGTGGGTGATATGTCTAGACAACGTGCGGAATCATTGCTTAAACAAGAAGATAAAGAAGGATGCTTTGTTGTACGTAATTCGTCTACCAAAGGACTGTACACGCTTTCCCTCTATACGAAAGT CCCACATCCTCATGTGAAACATTATCACATCAAGCAAAATACCAGAGGAGAATTTTATCTATCTGAGAAACATTGCTGTGGTTCAATACCCGACTTGGTTAATTATCACAGACATAATAGTGGTGGATTAGCTAGTCGACTGAAAACTAGCCCTTGTGATCGCCCTGTACCACCAACTGCTGGTCTCAGTCATG ACAAATGGGAAATTGATCCAGCAGAATTGCATTTATTAGAAGAACTTGGTTCTGGACAATTTGGAGTAGTGCGAAGAGGAAAATGGCGTGGATCTATAGACGTTGCTgtaaaaatgatgaaagaaGGCACAATGTCTGAAGATGATTTTATAGAAGAAGCTAAAGTGATGAC GAAACTTCAACATCAGAATTTGGTTCAATTATATGGTGTTTGCAGTAAAGATAGACCAATATACATTGTTACCGAATACATGCGACATGGATCTTTGCTCAACTACCTCCGTCGTAATGAAGCAACTCTAGGAGCAAATGTTGGTCTTCTTTTAGATATGTGCATACAA GTTTGCAAAGGCATGGCTTATCTGGAAAGGCATAACTATATTCATAGAGATCTTGCTGCACGCAATTGTTTAGTTGGTTCAGAAAATGTAGTAAAAGTTGCAGATTTTGGATTGGCaag GTATGTATTGGATGATCAATATACTAGTAGTGGAGGCACCAAATTTCCAATCAAATGGGCACCTCCAGAAGTGTTGAACTACACTCGCTTCAGCTCAAAATCAGATGTCTGGGCTTATGGAGTACTCATGTGGGAAGTATTTACGTGCGGAAAAATGCCTTATGGACGTCTAAAAAACACTGAAGTCGTGGAAAGAGTGCAACGAGgtattatattagaaagacCTAAAGCCTGCTTCAAAGAAGTCTATGAG GTAATGCGAAAATGTTGGGCTCATTGCCCAGAAGTACGACCCTCTTTTCGCGTGCTGAAGGAACAGCTAATAAGCGTGTCTCAAGGTCTGCTCAATGATTGA
- the LOC108000297 gene encoding nitrilase and fragile histidine triad fusion protein NitFhit, which produces MYLISSFSVIKYHRKHFVKYFSIMENPLVAVCQMTSTNDKEKNLQTVRELTEKAKHRAASIAFFPEACDYLADSKKDTIAMAQTLNGSIVTSYKEIAKINKIWLSLGGIHEALDNNKEHISNTHILINSEGEIVSTYRKIHLFDMDNKNTGVRLMESDYVLPGQKIEPPISTPIGKLALSICYDMRFPELSFSLRNMGAEILTYPSAFTYQTGAAHWEILLRARAIETQCYVVAAAQTSIHNKKRVSWGHAMVIDPWGSIIAQCSEKTDIILAEIDLNLLKQIRQNMPCENHRRTDLYPKLEPL; this is translated from the exons ATGTATTTGATAAGCAGTTTTtctgttattaaatatcacaG aaaacattttgtaaaatattttagtattatgGAAAATCCATTAGTTGCAGTATGTCAAATGACATCaacaaatgataaagaaaaaaatttacaaactgTACGTGAACTTACTGAAAAAGCAAAACATAGGGCAGCTTCT atTGCATTTTTTCCTGAGGCATGTGATTATTTAGCAGATAGTAAAAAGGATACAATAGCCATGGCTCAAACTTTGAATGGATCAATAGTAACAAGTTACaaagaaattgcaaaaataaataaaatttggctATCATTAGGTGGAATCCATGAAGCa ttggataataataaagaacatATAAGTAATAcacacattttaataaatagtgaaGGAGAAATTGTCAGTACATAtcgtaaaatacatttatttgatatggataataaaaatactggAGTTAGATTAATGGAATCAGATTATGTTTTACCAGGACAAAAGATTGAACCACCTATATCAACACCAATTGGTAAATTAGCACTCAGTATT tgttaTGATATGCGTTTTCCtgaattatctttttcattgaGAAATATGGGAgcagaaattttaacatatccATCAGCATTTACATACCAAACAGGTGCTGCACATTGGGAAATATTATTACGTGCAAGAGCTATAGAAACACAGTGTTATGTTGTGGCTGCAGCTCAAACtagtatacataataaaaaaagagtgaGCTGGGGTCATGCAAtg gttATTGATCCATGGGGATCTATAATAGCGCAATGTAGTGAAAAAACTGATATAATTTTAgcagaaattgatttaaacttattaaaacaaattagacAAAATATGCCATGTGAAAATCATCGTCGAACAGATTTGTATCCCAAATTAGAACccttataa
- the LOC108000298 gene encoding ER membrane protein complex subunit 3 — MAELILDPNIRGWVFLPIVVITFLVGIIRHYVSILLASQKKVELHQVQDSQVMIRSRLLRENGQYIPKMAFISRRHFFNNEETGYFKTQKRAPVSQNPMTDPNMMTDMLKGNVTNVIPMVLIGGWINWMFSGFVTTKVPFPLTLRFKPMLQRGIELATLDAAWVSSASWYFLNVFGLRSIYTLVLGESNAADTSRLLQDQVSGAAMSMPPDPKAAFKSEWEALEIYEHNWALQGVEADLIGSQRTDISDCSK, encoded by the exons ATGGCTGAGTTGATTTTAGATCCAAACATTAGGGGTTGGGTATTTTTGCCTATCGTTGTAATTACATTTCTCGTAGGCATTATTCGACATTATGTTTCGATACTACTTGCTTCACAAAAAAAGGTTGAGCTTCATCAAGTACAAGACAG tcAAGTGATGATACGTTCTAGATTACTTAGGGAAAATGGTcaatatattccaaaaatgGCATTTATTAGTAgaagacatttttttaataatgaagaaacaggatattttaaaacacaaAAACGTGCTCCAGTATCACAGAATCCAATGACAGATCCTAATATGATGACAGATATGTTAAAAGGAAATGTAACTAATGTTATACCAATGGTGCTTATAGGTGGTTGGATTAATTGGATGTTTTCTGGTTTTGTTACAA CTAAAGTACCATTTCCTTTAACATTGCGTTTTAAACCAATGTTGCAACGTGGCATAGAATTAGCTACTCTTGATGCTGCATGGGTTTCATCAGCATCTTGGTATTTTCTAAATGTGTTTGGATTGCGTTCCATTTATACACTTGTTCTTGGTGAAAGTAATGCTGCTGATACTTCTAGACTTTTACAAGACCAAGTATCTGGTGCTGCAATGTCTATGCCACCAGATCCAAAAGCTGCTTTTAAATCAGAATGGGAAGCATTGGAAATATATGAACATAATTGGGCATTGCAAGGAGTTGAAGCAGATCTTATAGGATCTCAAAGAACAGATATAAGTGAct gtagcaaataa